In one window of Nocardiopsis aegyptia DNA:
- a CDS encoding DUF742 domain-containing protein — protein sequence MPANHEQRPDGADDPSVPAGAEEAGPLVRPYVIAQGRDHADSVKLDMISVVIAAKRAEIDEMALEPEQLRILELCRRPQSVAEVSAHLDIPVAVVKVLLSDLLNRGLALARAPYTAKSPVSRDVLQAVLDGIQRL from the coding sequence ATGCCAGCCAACCACGAGCAACGACCGGACGGGGCGGACGACCCGTCCGTACCCGCGGGGGCCGAGGAGGCGGGCCCCCTCGTCCGCCCGTACGTGATCGCGCAGGGCCGCGACCACGCGGACTCCGTCAAGCTCGACATGATCAGTGTGGTCATCGCCGCCAAGCGGGCCGAGATCGACGAGATGGCGCTCGAACCGGAGCAGCTCCGCATCCTGGAGCTGTGCCGGCGGCCCCAGTCGGTGGCCGAGGTGTCCGCGCACCTGGACATCCCGGTCGCCGTCGTCAAGGTCCTGCTCAGCGACCTGCTCAACCGCGGCCTGGCCCTGGCCCGCGCACCCTACACGGCAAAGAGCCCGGTCAGCCGGGACGTACTCCAGGCGGTTCTCGATGGCATCCAGCGACTCTGA
- a CDS encoding GTP-binding protein has product MASSDSDDTQAPVPSALKILVAGGFGAGKTTMVASVSEIAPLSTEEVMTEASYGIDDLSGVEAKTTTTVALDFGRITINEHLVLYLFGTPGQERFWFMWDELSEGALGAIVLADTRRLETCFAAVDFFERRGVPFVVAVNCFEGAHAYEPTEVRDALSLDPGIPVVLCDARERQSSKEVLLTLVNRVAERMAA; this is encoded by the coding sequence ATGGCATCCAGCGACTCTGACGACACCCAGGCCCCGGTCCCGTCCGCGCTCAAGATCCTCGTGGCGGGTGGCTTCGGAGCCGGCAAGACCACGATGGTCGCGTCGGTGAGCGAGATCGCTCCGCTCAGCACCGAGGAGGTGATGACCGAGGCCAGCTACGGCATCGACGACCTGTCCGGTGTCGAGGCCAAGACCACCACCACGGTGGCGCTGGACTTCGGCCGCATCACCATCAACGAGCACCTCGTGCTGTACCTGTTCGGCACGCCCGGGCAGGAGCGGTTCTGGTTCATGTGGGACGAGCTCTCCGAGGGCGCGCTGGGCGCGATCGTCCTGGCCGACACCCGCCGGCTGGAGACCTGCTTCGCGGCGGTGGACTTCTTCGAGCGGCGCGGCGTGCCGTTCGTGGTGGCGGTCAACTGCTTCGAGGGCGCCCACGCCTACGAGCCGACGGAGGTGCGCGACGCCCTCAGCCTGGATCCGGGCATCCCCGTGGTCCTGTGCGACGCGCGCGAGCGACAGTCGTCCAAGGAGGTCCTGTTGACGCTGGTCAACCGGGTGGCGGAGCGCATGGCCGCCTGA
- a CDS encoding oxygenase MpaB family protein, whose protein sequence is MKRFEWRDRIAGMDAEAECREIVLILGSHEFPWDFEQALGLALYRTYAVPSIGRLLADTKEFTERPQHRYDDTALILNDIMEFGFEPGRGRDALRRMNQMHRSYDISNDDYRYVLSTFVVMPVRWLNDLGYGWRRLTDHEIAASTNYYRRLGRHMGIKDIPETYAEFYELFDSYEREHFAYTDGGRAVSDATLGLMVDFYPAWQRPLVRPFTKALLDDRLIEAFGYPEPSAAWRRLADSALRLRARVVRRMRPRVEPRLARQSPNIRSYPDGYDPSRIGTFPQGCPVPHGLATREVPGTGAQVPAPGQAVASASPAPPQAPATTAEDAAER, encoded by the coding sequence ATGAAGCGGTTCGAGTGGCGTGACCGGATAGCGGGCATGGACGCCGAGGCCGAGTGCCGCGAGATCGTGCTCATCCTGGGCAGCCACGAGTTCCCGTGGGACTTCGAGCAGGCGCTGGGACTCGCGCTGTACCGCACCTACGCCGTGCCGAGCATCGGCCGCCTGCTGGCCGACACCAAGGAGTTCACCGAGCGCCCGCAGCACCGGTACGACGACACCGCGCTGATCCTCAACGACATCATGGAGTTCGGGTTCGAGCCGGGCCGCGGTCGCGACGCGCTGCGCCGGATGAACCAGATGCACCGCTCCTACGACATCAGCAACGACGACTACCGCTACGTCCTCAGCACGTTCGTCGTGATGCCCGTGCGCTGGCTCAACGACCTCGGCTACGGCTGGCGCCGGCTGACCGACCACGAGATCGCGGCGAGCACCAACTACTACCGCCGCCTGGGCCGGCACATGGGGATCAAGGACATCCCGGAGACCTACGCGGAGTTCTACGAGCTGTTCGACTCCTACGAGCGCGAGCACTTCGCCTACACCGACGGCGGACGCGCGGTCTCCGACGCCACCCTCGGCCTGATGGTGGACTTCTACCCCGCCTGGCAGCGGCCCCTGGTGCGCCCGTTCACCAAGGCCCTGTTGGACGACCGGCTCATCGAGGCGTTCGGCTACCCGGAGCCCTCGGCGGCGTGGCGGCGGCTGGCCGACTCGGCGCTGCGGCTGCGCGCGAGGGTCGTGCGCCGGATGAGGCCGCGCGTGGAGCCGCGCCTGGCCCGGCAGAGCCCGAACATCCGCAGCTACCCGGACGGCTACGACCCGTCGCGGATCGGCACGTTCCCCCAGGGCTGCCCGGTCCCGCACGGCCTGGCCACCCGGGAGGTCCCCGGGACCGGGGCCCAGGTGCCCGCTCCGGGCCAGGCGGTCGCGAGCGCGTCCCCGGCGCCGCCCCAGGCACCGGCCACGACGGCCGAGGACGCCGCCGAGCGGTAG
- a CDS encoding oxygenase MpaB family protein — protein sequence MKRFDFRDEIHRLDAEADCVRIMQILQSHEFPWDMGRALGIALYRTYAVPSIGALLGRTDEFTGSTQKRYDDTALILGNMVQHGFEPGPGRDALRRMNQMHRSYDISNDDYRYVLSTFVVMPVRWLNDHGYGWRRLSEHEIAAITHYYRRLGRYMGIRDVPETYAGFRDLMDGYEREHFAYTEGGRRVSDSTLDLMVSFYPPRLAGAARKFSMAILDDSLIEAFRYEPPSRAWRRAADLALRLRARVVRRMKPREEPLWAENNPNIRSYPDGYDVNRIGTFPAGCPVAHDVDPVGNEELDRPATAREGADAHE from the coding sequence ATGAAGCGTTTCGACTTCCGCGACGAGATCCACCGCCTGGACGCCGAGGCCGACTGCGTGCGGATCATGCAGATCCTGCAGTCCCACGAGTTCCCCTGGGACATGGGACGCGCCCTGGGCATCGCCCTGTACCGCACCTACGCCGTGCCGAGCATCGGCGCCCTGCTCGGGCGGACCGACGAGTTCACCGGCAGCACGCAGAAGCGCTACGACGACACCGCGCTGATCCTGGGCAACATGGTCCAGCACGGCTTCGAGCCCGGCCCCGGCCGCGACGCCCTGCGCCGGATGAACCAGATGCACCGCTCCTACGACATCAGCAACGACGACTACCGCTACGTCCTCAGCACGTTCGTCGTGATGCCCGTGCGCTGGCTCAACGACCACGGCTACGGCTGGCGCCGCCTGTCCGAGCACGAGATCGCCGCGATCACCCACTACTACCGCCGCCTGGGCCGCTACATGGGGATCAGGGACGTCCCCGAGACCTACGCGGGCTTCCGCGACCTCATGGACGGCTACGAGCGCGAGCACTTCGCCTACACCGAGGGAGGCCGGCGGGTCTCGGACTCGACCCTGGACCTGATGGTGTCGTTCTATCCGCCGCGCCTGGCCGGGGCCGCCCGGAAGTTCTCCATGGCGATCCTCGACGACTCGCTCATCGAGGCCTTCCGCTACGAGCCGCCGAGCCGGGCCTGGCGCCGCGCCGCCGACCTCGCGCTGCGGCTGCGTGCGAGGGTCGTGCGCCGGATGAAGCCGCGCGAGGAGCCGCTGTGGGCGGAGAACAACCCGAACATCCGCAGCTACCCGGACGGCTACGACGTCAACCGGATCGGCACGTTCCCGGCGGGCTGCCCCGTGGCGCACGACGTCGACCCGGTCGGCAACGAGGAGCTGGACCGCCCGGCGACCGCGCGCGAGGGGGCCGACGCGCACGAGTGA
- a CDS encoding TetR/AcrR family transcriptional regulator: MADGAAPVRRGHPAKRAAIVGAARRVFLREGYTRTSVDAIAADACVSKRTIYNHFRDKEELFATIVAESSSAVAEDFERIAECHLAHPDDAEAALVAFGDEWASPGVRSADHGALVRLLMAEAAHFPEVIRVWIRSGPEPVHRGLADRLRAMADRGLLRVAPGEEGDAADHYVALVQTPTTNRSFFNARPVPEEERLRVVRAGVRAFLRIYGPVDR; this comes from the coding sequence ATGGCGGACGGAGCGGCACCGGTCCGCAGGGGCCATCCGGCCAAGCGGGCGGCCATCGTCGGGGCCGCGCGGCGGGTGTTCCTCCGGGAGGGCTACACGCGCACGAGCGTCGACGCCATCGCGGCCGACGCGTGCGTCTCCAAGCGGACGATCTACAACCACTTCCGCGACAAGGAGGAGCTGTTCGCCACGATCGTGGCCGAGAGCAGCTCCGCGGTCGCCGAGGACTTCGAGCGGATCGCCGAGTGCCACCTCGCGCACCCGGACGACGCGGAGGCCGCCCTGGTCGCCTTCGGTGACGAGTGGGCCTCACCGGGGGTCCGCAGCGCCGACCACGGCGCCCTGGTGCGGCTGCTGATGGCCGAGGCCGCCCACTTCCCCGAGGTCATCCGGGTGTGGATCCGCAGCGGGCCCGAGCCCGTCCACCGCGGCCTGGCGGACCGGCTGCGGGCGATGGCCGACCGGGGGCTGCTGCGCGTCGCCCCGGGGGAGGAGGGCGACGCGGCCGACCACTACGTCGCGCTCGTGCAGACGCCCACGACCAACCGGTCGTTCTTCAACGCCCGTCCGGTCCCCGAGGAGGAGCGGCTCCGCGTCGTCCGGGCCGGGGTCCGGGCGTTCCTGCGGATCTACGGGCCGGTCGACCGCTGA
- a CDS encoding DHA2 family efflux MFS transporter permease subunit: MTKDRPATRAGTSPARVDAPLVRLAAVLLVGAVATMLDSTIVAVAIDGLARVFGSPLSTVQWVGTAYLLAMASVIPLSGWALDRFGARRAWIVAMLLFGAGSALSATAWSLASLVAFRVVTGLGAGLVLPLVIAILARAAGPGRLGRAMAMVTVPGQLAPVLGPLAGGLLLDGPGWRWLFLVHPPVAVLAVLAAVAVLPDDPAGGGDGAVDGDAEGDAVAGERRLDLVGLALLSPALAALLYGLSTLGSGGGPTAAALTGAGLVLGGAFVWHALRRRPAGSPAPVLDLRLFRQFRFTLGAALMFVFGAGIWAPMFVIPLFYQQARGASALEAGLLLAPQGLGMAVAVLCVGGLADRTAPRLLVVGGMALAAAATVPFAFATAHTPDLLLGAALFGRGVGLGAAGIPVMAVAYRGLAPGRIPRATSALTVLQRIGAAAGTAGLALVLTRVAAAVAGPGAPVPVAAFQSAFWWMIGLTAVALVPALLLPSTPPTDDLEGRP; this comes from the coding sequence ATGACGAAGGACCGACCCGCGACGCGTGCGGGCACCTCCCCCGCCCGCGTCGACGCTCCCCTGGTCCGGCTCGCCGCCGTACTGCTGGTCGGCGCGGTCGCGACCATGCTCGACAGCACGATCGTGGCCGTGGCCATCGACGGGCTCGCCCGTGTCTTCGGCTCTCCCCTCTCCACCGTCCAGTGGGTGGGCACCGCCTATCTCCTCGCCATGGCCTCGGTCATCCCGCTCTCCGGATGGGCGCTGGACCGCTTCGGCGCGCGCCGCGCCTGGATCGTCGCGATGCTGCTGTTCGGGGCCGGATCGGCGCTGTCGGCGACCGCGTGGTCCCTGGCGTCCCTGGTCGCCTTCCGGGTGGTCACCGGTCTGGGGGCCGGGCTGGTGCTGCCGCTGGTCATCGCGATCCTGGCCCGCGCGGCGGGCCCCGGGCGCCTGGGCCGCGCCATGGCCATGGTCACCGTCCCCGGGCAGCTCGCCCCGGTCCTGGGCCCGCTGGCCGGAGGGCTGCTGCTGGACGGCCCGGGCTGGCGGTGGCTGTTCCTCGTGCACCCGCCGGTCGCCGTACTGGCCGTGCTGGCGGCGGTCGCGGTCCTGCCGGACGATCCGGCCGGCGGCGGGGACGGGGCGGTGGACGGGGACGCTGAAGGGGACGCCGTGGCCGGTGAGCGGCGGCTCGACCTGGTGGGGCTGGCCCTGCTGTCCCCCGCGCTGGCCGCCCTACTCTACGGGCTCTCCACCCTCGGCTCGGGAGGGGGCCCGACCGCCGCGGCCCTCACCGGTGCCGGGCTGGTGCTGGGAGGCGCGTTCGTGTGGCACGCCCTGCGGCGGCGTCCCGCCGGTTCACCCGCGCCCGTCCTGGACCTGCGGCTGTTCCGCCAGTTCCGGTTCACCCTCGGCGCGGCCCTGATGTTCGTGTTCGGCGCGGGCATCTGGGCGCCCATGTTCGTCATCCCGCTCTTCTACCAGCAGGCGCGCGGAGCCTCCGCCCTGGAGGCCGGGCTCCTGCTGGCCCCGCAGGGCCTCGGCATGGCGGTGGCGGTGCTGTGCGTGGGCGGCCTCGCCGACCGCACGGCGCCCCGGCTGCTCGTGGTGGGCGGGATGGCGCTCGCCGCGGCCGCCACCGTGCCCTTCGCGTTCGCGACCGCCCACACCCCGGACCTCCTGCTCGGCGCCGCCCTGTTCGGGCGCGGCGTCGGCCTGGGGGCCGCGGGCATCCCGGTGATGGCCGTGGCCTACCGGGGGCTGGCCCCCGGCCGGATCCCCCGGGCGACCAGCGCGCTGACCGTGCTGCAACGGATCGGCGCGGCGGCCGGTACCGCCGGACTGGCCCTGGTGCTGACCCGGGTCGCGGCGGCCGTGGCCGGACCGGGCGCGCCCGTCCCCGTGGCGGCCTTCCAGAGCGCGTTCTGGTGGATGATCGGCCTGACGGCCGTCGCCCTGGTCCCCGCTCTGCTGCTCCCCTCCACCCCTCCCACCGACGACCTGGAAGGACGACCCTGA
- a CDS encoding NADP-dependent oxidoreductase, giving the protein MRAMTIPEFGPPDVLTPAEVPTPEPGPGQVRVRVVAAGALPVDARIRRGEEPWRSHVELPLVPGNEFAGTVDAVGPGTAADGTAPRVGAEVLGFTTLGAYAEFVVVPADQVVPKPADMPWEVAGGFSAQAQGAHMALAAVGAGPGDTVLIGSAAGGLGTFAVQLARVRGAATVIGTAGPRNHDHLRSLGAVPVSYGPDLVERVRALAPRGVDAAVDSFDEASLRQALEIVGDPRRVTSMVAHDAARALGLAEPDGVRSGARLAGLVRLYEEGRVRPHIRAAHRFTDAALAHRDLDSGHGRGKLVLTGW; this is encoded by the coding sequence ATGCGCGCGATGACGATTCCCGAGTTCGGCCCGCCGGACGTGCTGACTCCCGCCGAGGTCCCCACGCCCGAACCCGGCCCCGGACAGGTCCGCGTCCGCGTCGTCGCGGCCGGGGCCCTGCCGGTCGACGCGCGGATCCGGCGCGGGGAGGAGCCCTGGCGCTCGCACGTGGAGCTGCCGCTGGTGCCCGGGAACGAGTTCGCCGGGACCGTCGACGCGGTCGGCCCCGGGACGGCCGCGGACGGTACCGCGCCGCGGGTCGGTGCGGAGGTGCTGGGCTTCACCACCTTAGGCGCCTACGCCGAGTTCGTCGTCGTGCCCGCCGACCAGGTCGTGCCCAAGCCGGCCGACATGCCGTGGGAGGTGGCGGGCGGTTTCTCCGCCCAGGCCCAGGGCGCCCACATGGCCCTGGCCGCGGTCGGGGCCGGGCCCGGGGACACCGTCCTGATCGGGTCCGCTGCCGGCGGGCTGGGCACCTTCGCGGTCCAGTTGGCGCGGGTGCGCGGCGCCGCGACGGTCATCGGCACGGCGGGCCCGCGCAACCACGACCACCTGCGCTCGCTCGGCGCGGTCCCGGTGTCCTACGGCCCGGACCTGGTCGAACGAGTGCGCGCGCTCGCCCCGCGGGGAGTGGACGCGGCGGTCGACTCGTTCGACGAGGCCTCGCTGCGGCAGGCCCTGGAGATCGTCGGCGACCCCCGCCGGGTGACGAGCATGGTCGCCCACGACGCAGCCCGCGCCCTGGGCCTGGCCGAGCCGGACGGCGTCCGGTCCGGGGCCCGCCTGGCCGGGCTGGTGCGGCTGTACGAGGAGGGCCGGGTGCGGCCGCACATCCGCGCCGCCCACCGGTTCACGGACGCCGCCCTGGCTCACCGGGACCTGGACTCCGGGCACGGCCGGGGCAAGCTGGTGCTCACCGGGTGGTGA
- a CDS encoding SDR family NAD(P)-dependent oxidoreductase, producing the protein MRDSVGSVRTVLLLGGRSEIGLAVVERLVRDGAREVVLAARGGTAAPSVLTALGATVHSLEFDAQDPDTHTATVARGVDLVGDLDVVVDSFGVLGEQADYEADPASAARAAAVNYTGHVSAGLAVAARLREQGHGVLVVVSSVAGVRVRRFNFVYGSAKAGLDGFAQGLADSLHGSGARVLVVRPGYVPTRMSAHVEPAPFPATPGQVADAVAAGLRSGATTVWAPRVLQPVFAGMRLMPRALWRRLGR; encoded by the coding sequence ATGCGTGACTCCGTGGGTTCGGTGCGAACCGTGCTGCTGCTCGGCGGCCGCAGCGAGATCGGGCTGGCCGTCGTCGAACGGCTGGTCCGCGACGGCGCCAGGGAGGTCGTGCTGGCGGCGCGCGGCGGGACGGCCGCCCCCAGCGTCCTGACCGCCCTGGGCGCCACCGTGCACTCGCTGGAGTTCGACGCCCAGGACCCCGACACCCACACCGCGACGGTGGCGCGGGGCGTGGACCTCGTGGGCGACCTGGACGTGGTGGTCGACTCCTTCGGCGTGCTGGGCGAGCAGGCCGACTACGAAGCCGATCCCGCCTCGGCCGCGCGCGCCGCCGCCGTGAACTACACGGGGCACGTGTCGGCCGGTCTGGCCGTCGCGGCGCGCCTGCGCGAACAGGGCCACGGCGTCCTCGTGGTGGTGTCGTCCGTGGCCGGGGTGCGCGTGCGCCGCTTCAACTTCGTCTACGGGTCGGCCAAGGCCGGTCTGGACGGCTTCGCCCAGGGCCTGGCCGACTCCCTGCACGGCTCGGGGGCCCGCGTCCTGGTGGTCCGCCCCGGCTACGTGCCGACGCGGATGTCGGCGCACGTGGAGCCCGCGCCGTTCCCCGCCACCCCCGGCCAGGTCGCGGACGCCGTGGCGGCCGGACTGCGCTCGGGTGCCACCACCGTGTGGGCTCCGCGCGTCCTCCAGCCGGTGTTCGCGGGGATGCGGCTGATGCCGCGCGCCCTGTGGCGCCGCCTGGGCCGCTGA
- a CDS encoding FAD-binding oxidoreductase: MNRPTLLTGWGRTAPTAAHVVRPRTPAQVADALAQAGPRGALPRGLGRSYGDAAQSAGGLVLDCRELTGPVRLDSDRGTVTAPAGTALGRLAAHLLRRGHLLPVMPGTGYVTLGGAIAADVHGKNHHRDSSFGAHVRSLTLLTPDGRTRVLGPGLADADLFWATVGGMGLTGVVTEATVAVRPVETAHMRVDTDRTADLDATLELMSRHDDAHYSVCWVDLLARGRSLGRGVLTRAHHARPADLPRALRADPLRLSPSHRLTAPPWAPSGLLNRWTAGAFNAARFHGAPERRRGEPQPLPSFFHPLDAVRGWNRMYGPHGFVQYQFVVPFGAEDVLTGIARDLSRAGTPTFLAVLKRMGEPVPGPLSFPRPGWSLAMDLPAALPGLAGLLHGFDERVLDAGGRLYLAKDSRARAETVHAMYPGLPAWREVRAKADPAGVLVSDLARRLRLL, translated from the coding sequence TTGAACCGTCCGACGCTGCTCACCGGGTGGGGCCGGACCGCGCCCACCGCCGCCCACGTGGTCCGTCCGCGCACCCCCGCGCAGGTGGCCGACGCGCTCGCCCAGGCCGGACCGCGCGGCGCCCTGCCGCGCGGCCTCGGCCGGTCCTACGGCGACGCCGCCCAGTCCGCCGGCGGACTGGTCCTCGACTGCCGCGAGCTCACCGGTCCCGTACGGCTCGACTCCGACCGGGGCACGGTCACCGCGCCCGCGGGCACCGCCCTGGGCCGGCTGGCTGCCCACCTGCTGCGCCGCGGCCACCTCCTGCCCGTCATGCCCGGCACCGGGTACGTGACGCTGGGCGGGGCGATCGCCGCCGACGTCCACGGCAAGAACCACCACCGCGACTCCTCGTTCGGCGCCCACGTGCGCTCCCTGACCCTGCTCACGCCCGACGGCCGCACCCGTGTCCTCGGCCCCGGCCTCGCGGACGCCGACCTCTTCTGGGCGACCGTCGGCGGCATGGGCCTGACCGGGGTGGTCACCGAGGCGACCGTGGCGGTCCGCCCGGTGGAGACCGCCCACATGCGGGTGGACACCGACCGCACCGCCGACCTCGACGCCACGCTGGAGCTGATGTCGCGCCACGACGACGCGCACTACTCCGTGTGCTGGGTGGACCTGCTCGCCCGCGGGCGCTCCCTGGGCCGGGGCGTGCTCACCCGCGCGCACCACGCCCGGCCCGCGGACCTGCCCCGGGCGTTGCGCGCCGACCCGCTCCGGCTGAGCCCGTCCCACCGGCTGACCGCGCCGCCGTGGGCGCCGTCCGGGCTGCTCAACCGCTGGACGGCGGGGGCGTTCAACGCCGCCCGCTTCCACGGCGCGCCGGAGCGCCGACGCGGCGAGCCGCAGCCGCTGCCGTCGTTCTTCCACCCGCTCGACGCGGTCCGGGGCTGGAACCGGATGTACGGGCCGCACGGCTTCGTCCAGTACCAGTTCGTCGTGCCGTTCGGCGCCGAGGACGTGCTCACCGGGATCGCCCGGGACCTGTCCCGCGCCGGGACGCCGACCTTCCTCGCCGTCCTCAAGCGGATGGGCGAGCCCGTTCCCGGCCCGCTCTCCTTCCCGCGTCCGGGCTGGTCGCTGGCCATGGACCTGCCCGCCGCGCTCCCCGGGCTCGCCGGCCTGCTCCACGGGTTCGACGAGCGCGTGCTCGACGCCGGAGGGCGGCTCTACCTGGCCAAGGACAGCCGTGCGCGGGCCGAGACCGTGCACGCGATGTACCCCGGCCTGCCCGCCTGGCGCGAGGTCCGGGCGAAGGCCGATCCGGCCGGGGTCCTCGTCTCGGACCTGGCCCGGCGCCTGAGGCTCCTGTGA
- a CDS encoding RNA-guided endonuclease InsQ/TnpB family protein, translating into MTTPARANQEAGYARYTYRLRVSSTAEHGLLAEWGRCRWVWNQCVAESRAAHKVGEKCGPARLDKMLTGWRSLQRWLRSGASVTQQQTIRDFAKSRTKAQKDIRARLSVRRRTGMPKFKKKGEADPTLNYTRRGFRLKDGYLHLAGGLALTVVWSRDLPADPTSVRVYQDPLGHWHWHCSFVVPAQAETLPETGRAIGIDWGVKEIGTSTSDEHDLPHPQHGRKAQAKLARYDRMMARRKPPKGQKASKGYREAKRLRARAHRKVARQRQDTARKWAKRVVTDHDAIAVEDFRPKFLAKSTMARKAADAAIGATKRALVEMGRKHGRDVRLVHPAYTTMDCGGCGARAKHRLPLSERIYTCTACSVSRPRDKNSAHVVLVRAGLAPGGAKGVRPGRPQGGQAA; encoded by the coding sequence ATGACGACACCAGCGCGGGCGAACCAGGAGGCCGGGTACGCCCGGTACACCTACCGGCTGCGTGTGTCGTCCACCGCTGAGCACGGCCTGCTGGCCGAATGGGGCCGGTGCCGGTGGGTGTGGAACCAGTGCGTGGCCGAATCTCGCGCGGCGCACAAGGTGGGAGAGAAGTGCGGCCCAGCCCGGCTGGACAAGATGCTGACCGGATGGCGTTCCCTGCAGCGGTGGCTGCGATCGGGGGCGTCGGTGACCCAGCAACAGACCATCCGCGACTTCGCCAAATCTCGCACCAAGGCCCAGAAGGACATCAGGGCGCGCCTGTCTGTGCGCCGACGGACGGGCATGCCGAAGTTCAAGAAGAAGGGTGAAGCGGACCCGACCCTGAACTACACCCGGCGGGGCTTCCGGCTCAAGGACGGGTACCTGCACCTGGCCGGGGGCCTCGCCCTGACCGTGGTGTGGTCCCGCGACCTTCCGGCCGACCCGACGAGCGTTCGGGTGTACCAGGATCCGCTGGGGCACTGGCACTGGCACTGCTCGTTCGTCGTCCCTGCCCAGGCCGAGACCCTGCCTGAGACGGGCCGAGCCATCGGTATCGACTGGGGAGTCAAGGAGATCGGGACCAGCACCTCCGACGAGCACGACCTGCCGCACCCACAACACGGCCGCAAGGCCCAGGCGAAGCTGGCCCGCTACGACCGGATGATGGCCCGCCGCAAACCACCCAAGGGCCAGAAGGCGTCGAAGGGATACCGCGAGGCGAAGAGGCTGCGTGCCAGGGCGCACCGGAAGGTGGCCCGGCAGCGCCAGGACACTGCCCGTAAGTGGGCCAAACGGGTGGTGACCGACCACGACGCGATCGCGGTCGAGGACTTCCGGCCCAAGTTCCTGGCCAAGAGCACGATGGCGCGTAAGGCGGCTGACGCCGCGATCGGTGCGACCAAGCGGGCTCTGGTCGAAATGGGACGCAAGCACGGACGGGACGTGCGCCTGGTCCATCCGGCGTATACGACGATGGACTGCGGCGGTTGCGGTGCGAGAGCCAAGCACCGGCTGCCGTTGTCCGAACGCATCTACACCTGCACCGCGTGCAGTGTGTCCCGGCCACGGGACAAGAACTCCGCGCATGTGGTGCTGGTCCGGGCCGGTCTGGCCCCGGGCGGTGCCAAGGGCGTAAGACCCGGTCGTCCGCAGGGCGGCCAGGCGGCCTGA
- a CDS encoding decaprenyl-phosphate phosphoribosyltransferase → MPAGAGVSAESRGPAEARSSRTARSLPFALVCACRPRQWLKNLLVFAAPAAAGALGQPSALASCAVAFVLFCLAAGGTYLLNDVRDVERDRAHERKRDRPVASGDLPVPVAVTVGVVLVAAVPPASLLFHEPGLTVLLTCYVVLTLAYTHFLKDVVVCDLVAVSACHVLRAVAGAVVVGVPLTTWFVIVVSLAALLVVVGKREAELRAADAATDAAPAGSRTSEPLAARATLRGYSVSYLTQTRTTVSAAMIVTYCVWALEPAEHTTFHAVSIVPFIMFVLRYNLLVDRGVGEEPEEVALRDRPLQAVLVALVTLVGLGIYL, encoded by the coding sequence GTGCCCGCAGGCGCTGGCGTGTCCGCGGAGTCCCGTGGGCCGGCGGAGGCGCGCTCGTCCCGGACAGCCCGCTCCCTCCCCTTCGCCCTGGTGTGCGCGTGCCGCCCGCGCCAGTGGCTCAAGAACCTCCTCGTGTTCGCCGCCCCGGCGGCCGCTGGAGCGCTCGGCCAGCCGTCGGCCCTGGCCTCCTGCGCCGTGGCCTTCGTCCTCTTCTGCCTGGCGGCCGGCGGGACCTACCTGCTCAACGACGTCCGGGACGTGGAACGCGACCGCGCCCACGAACGCAAACGCGACCGCCCGGTGGCCTCGGGCGACCTGCCCGTCCCCGTCGCCGTGACCGTGGGCGTCGTCCTGGTCGCCGCCGTGCCGCCCGCCTCCCTGCTGTTCCACGAGCCGGGGCTGACCGTCCTGCTCACCTGCTACGTCGTGCTCACCCTCGCCTACACGCACTTCCTCAAGGACGTCGTCGTGTGCGACCTGGTCGCGGTCTCCGCCTGCCACGTCCTGCGCGCCGTCGCGGGCGCGGTGGTCGTCGGGGTCCCCCTCACCACCTGGTTCGTCATCGTGGTGTCCCTGGCCGCCCTGCTCGTGGTGGTCGGCAAGCGCGAGGCCGAACTGCGCGCCGCCGACGCCGCCACCGACGCGGCGCCCGCCGGTTCCCGCACCTCCGAGCCCCTGGCGGCCCGCGCGACGCTGCGCGGCTACTCCGTCTCCTACCTCACCCAGACCCGCACCACGGTCTCGGCCGCGATGATCGTCACCTACTGCGTGTGGGCGCTGGAACCGGCCGAGCACACCACCTTCCACGCGGTCAGTATCGTTCCCTTCATCATGTTCGTGCTCCGCTACAACCTGCTCGTCGACCGCGGTGTCGGCGAGGAGCCCGAGGAGGTCGCCCTGCGCGACCGGCCGCTCCAGGCCGTCCTCGTCGCCCTCGTGACCCTGGTCGGTCTGGGGATCTACCTTTGA